In Mucinivorans hirudinis, the DNA window GTTGCTTGGGTTTTATGAGCCTGCTTCGGGAGAGGTTTTGTTAGGTTCAGTGCCTCTGAAAATGTACAGCGACACTGTTTGGCGGGGTCATTGTGCTGCGGTGATGCAGGAGGGTTATATCTTTTCGGACACTATTGCGGGCAATATCGGGGTGATGGACGAGGTTCCCGATATGAAGCGGGTGAACAAGGCAGTGGATATTGCCAACATCCGTGAGTTTATCGAGTCGTTGCCACTACGTTACAACACGAAGATAGGTTCGGACGGACACGGGCTGAGCACGGGTCAGAAGCAGCGTTTGCTGATAGCTCGTGCGGCGTATAAGGAGGCGGAGTATATAATGTTCGACGAGGCTACCAATTCGTTGGATGCCAACAATGAGCGTGTGATAATGGATAAGTTGCAGGGTTTCTTTCGGGGGAAGACTGTTGTTGTTGTGGCGCATAGGTTGAGCACTGTTCGTAGTGCGGACAAGATAGTAGTTTTGGAGGGCGGTGAGGTTGTTGAGCAGGGGACTCATCAGGAGCTTGTTGCGAGCAGGGGGGCTTATTATGAGCTGGTGAGGAATCAGTTAGAATTAGGAAACTAAGGTCGGTGCCCGACTCCCAATCATTATATATTATGCCATCAGACAATAGAGAATACAGCCCCCAGAGCACCGAAATCTTCGGCAAGATGCCCCATTGGATAATCCGCTGGGGTATGAGTGTGATATTCCTGATATTCGCCGGACTCATCGCCGGCAGCTACCTGCTCAAATACCCCCAAATCGTAGTTGCCCCAATAACCATAACCACAATCAACCCACCAACAGACCTTATCGCCAAAACTACGGGACGCATCGACACAATCTTTGCAAAAGAGGGAGCAACCGTCCATCAGGACGAAGTGGTGGCTATGCTCCAAAACAGTGCCCAATATCCCGATGTAAACAAAGTTCTGGAACATATCGAAAACTTCGACCCCTCTGCCGACAACTCGTGGATAGAACAAAACTACTCTATGGGTGAATTGCAAAGCCCCTTCTCGGAGTTCCGCACCCAATATCTCAACTACCAACACTATATCAAGGCGGACAATATCGGCAAAAAGAGACGACTATTGGAGAGACAGACCGAGCAGTATAAAACATATCTCCGCCAACTCACCTCGCAGCGAGGGTTGATAAAGAGGGATTACGAATATACGCTAATCAACTTCAGGCGGGATTCGGCACTATATGCCGACCGGGTAATCTCCTCTTTGGAGTATGAACGTAGCGCGCAAGCAAAGCTCCAAAAAGAAAATGCACTGGCAAGCTACGAAGCTTCGCTTACCACGACGGAGCTTACCGTGATGCAGATGGAGCAACAACTCTTGGAGCTCGACCTGCAATACGATAACGAAACGACAACCTACAAAAACCAAATCAACGAGAGCCGCACACGCCTCTTGGCACAAATCCGCCAGTGGCAACAAAACTACCTGCTCATCTCGCCGATAGTGGGGCGATTGTCCTTTGCGAAGTTCTGGAGCAGCAACCAACACATCCAAGCGGGCGAGAAGTTGGCAACAATCATTCCGGCAGACTCCTCCGAGGTTGTGGGTATAATGGAAGTGCCCTCGGCAGGATTCGGACGTGTGGCGGTGGGTCAGACGGTGAATGTGAAGCTGAACGGCTTTCCATACTTTGAGTACGGGTTGCTCAAGGGTGTGGTAAACCGAATTTCGTCAGTTCCCGAGAAGGATGGCTATATCGTGGAGGTAACTTTTCCGCAGGGGCTGCAATCGACCTACAAAGAGCAGCTCCAACTTATCCAAAGAATGGACGGCACGGGCGATATTATAACCCGCGACCAAAGACTGATTCAAAGATTTATTCAGCCGCACAGGGCGTTTTTTGATAGATAATCTAATTTATACACTCAATAATTGGGGTGTCATTCTGAGCGAAGCGAAGAATCTACATAGAAATAAAACTCTAACTTTCAAATCAATAAATAGATTCTTCGCTTCGCTCAGAATGACAAACTAATGGTTTTTTTGAGGGAGTCGTGAGGATAATTTAGAGGAAAAAACAGTGTAATCTAAATCTAATATGAAGATAGAATTTACCCGCGAACA includes these proteins:
- a CDS encoding putative hemolysin secretion protein, giving the protein MPHWIIRWGMSVIFLIFAGLIAGSYLLKYPQIVVAPITITTINPPTDLIAKTTGRIDTIFAKEGATVHQDEVVAMLQNSAQYPDVNKVLEHIENFDPSADNSWIEQNYSMGELQSPFSEFRTQYLNYQHYIKADNIGKKRRLLERQTEQYKTYLRQLTSQRGLIKRDYEYTLINFRRDSALYADRVISSLEYERSAQAKLQKENALASYEASLTTTELTVMQMEQQLLELDLQYDNETTTYKNQINESRTRLLAQIRQWQQNYLLISPIVGRLSFAKFWSSNQHIQAGEKLATIIPADSSEVVGIMEVPSAGFGRVAVGQTVNVKLNGFPYFEYGLLKGVVNRISSVPEKDGYIVEVTFPQGLQSTYKEQLQLIQRMDGTGDIITRDQRLIQRFIQPHRAFFDR